In Plasmodium falciparum 3D7 genome assembly, chromosome: 13, the following are encoded in one genomic region:
- a CDS encoding NADH-cytochrome b5 reductase, putative — translation MKRSFRSMLRSIFMRILYFLTSNISSIIIFCVSISFLGYFGKELHNNNKLFNLYSKKHEYEELDTKEKSQEKPFLNGKNQSFKLYKIIKLTPTVKIFIFSYPDEYEYLGLGICKHIKFNASNIEGKIKGKWNNNDDKEKNLKQISRSYTPVYIDKKKKHVHFIIRVYYPDDEYIDGGKMSIQLNKLNNNDEIDINGPFGLLEYKGNNELLHLSKSVKIKKHIVMIAGGTGMTPFFRLINHLLLTKEKELPSDPVYITFIYANRNENEILLKSIFDDYENRFENFKRVYSVDKCLNTNQMGNFENIGFINEELLRKYVLKYEKLNIEVKNKDTLILLCGPPPMTSSIKSILKDQIHMENIIVF, via the exons aTGAAGAGATCATTCAGATCCATGCTTAGATCCATCTTTATGAGaatcctttattttttaacatcAAATATTAGTagcataataattttttgtgtGTCGATAAGTTTCTTGGGTTATTTTGGAAAGGAGTtacataataacaataaattatttaatttgtatTCAAAGAAACATGAATATGAAGAATTAGacacaaaagaaaaaagtcaAGAAAAGCCTTTTTTGAATGGAAAGAATCAGagttttaaattatataagataataaaattgaCACCAACGGTtaagatatttatatttagttATCCTGATGAATATGAGTATTTAGGATTAGGTATttgtaaacatataaaattcaATGCATCAAACATTGAAGggaaaataaaaggaaaatggaataataatgatgataaggaaaaaaatttgAAACAGATAAGTCGAAGTTATACCCCAGTATATATtgacaaaaagaaaaaacatgttcattttattattcgtGTTTATTATCCAGATGATGAATATATAGATGGTGGGAAAATGAGTATACaactaaataaattaaataataatgatgagaTAGATATAAATGGACCTTTTGGATTACTAGAGTATAAAGGAAACAATGAACTCTTGCATCTTTCAAAATCtgttaaaattaaaaaacatattGTTATGATTGCTGGTGGTACAGGAATGACTCCTTTCTTTCGTTTGataaatcatttattattaacaaaagaaaaggaaCTTCCGAGTGATCCTGTTTATATCACCTTTATATATGCTAACAGGAACGAGAATGAAATCTTGTTAAAATcga tTTTTGACGATTATGAAAACAGGTTCGAAAATTTCAAGAGGGTATACAGTGTAGACAAATGTTTGAATACTAACCAAATGGGCAATTTTGAAAACATCGGatttataaatgaagaattatTAAGAAAATATGTTTTGAAATATGAAAAGTTAAATATtgaagtaaaaaataaagataccttaattttattatgcGGACCTCCACCAATGACAAGTTCAATTAAATCAATATTGAAGGATCAGATCCACATGGAAAATATTATAGTATTCTAA
- a CDS encoding CLAMP domain-containing protein, putative, translated as MSEENNIRKGPSFVFHDIKKKRMREIILMCNKKKQKKMLLKSLNIKFIYEEKNKKRVKIHVDNFLPVSINSDMEIIKKYKEILYDDNYCNIYDINKLKIGKMKKILKDFFYDIFLFCVSKNLTIKEISTFLSIKKYIFYKFIYKCQNIINLFLEYKQIMLSHCINRVPYFIKVFSFSSLHILLKYSIRSFFKNYSFYKYIFTPNYKICFLCIHKNSYYSEIEKEDTSQICFDDVSTCQEINILGSEEYLRGLVTSSVGFIDNYDDKNRGNNFLEIFQKHMNIFDIKKDDVHFKINKYEQRIDIEKAFSHIKNNILQKYDERRREKKKDNDKLIRRVQNMYDDVENKIMSSLKKILDITNYDEEREKC; from the exons ATGAGTGAAGAGAATAATATTAGAAAGGGACCATCCTTTGTTTTCCACGATATTAAGAAAAAGAGGATGAGAGAAATTATACTTATgtgtaataaaaagaaacaaaagaAGATGCTCTTGAAAagtttaaatattaaatttatatatgaagaaaaaaataaaaagagagTAAAAATACATGTTGATAATTTTTTACCAGTGTCAATAAATAGTGAtatggaaataataaaaaagtataaagagattttatatgatgataattattgtaacatatatgatattaataaattaaaaataggaAAGATGAAAAAGATTCTTAAAGATTTTTtctatgatatatttttattttgtgtaaGTAAAAATTTAACAATAAAAGAGATTTCTACCTTTCTGtctataaagaaatatattttttataaatttatatataaatgtcagaatataataaatctttTTTTGGAATATAAACAAATCATGTTATCACATTGTATAAACAGGGTACCTTATTTTATAAaggttttttctttttcttctcttcatatattattaaaatattcaatTCGTAGCttctttaaaaattattctttttataaatatatttttacccctaactataaaatatgtttccTATGTATTCATAAGAATTCTTATTATTCGGAAATAGAAAAGGAAGATACGTCACAAATATGTTTTGATGATGTATCGACATGTCAAGAAATCAATATTTTAGGGTCTGAAGAATATCTAAGGGGTTTGGTTACAT cTAGCGTTGGTTTTATTGATAACTACGATGATAAAAATAGGGGAAATAATTTCTTGGAGATTTTTCAAAAGCATATGAACATatttgatataaaaaaagacgATGTACatttcaaaataaataaatatgagcAAAGAATAGATATAGAAAAAGCGTTTagtcatataaaaaataatatattacaaaaatatgaTGAGAGGagaagggaaaaaaaaaaggataacgACAAATTGATAAGAAga GTCCAAAATATGTATGATGATGTAGAGAATAAAATCATGTctagtttaaaaaaaatattggaTATTACAAATTACGATGAGGAGCGAGAAAaatgttaa
- a CDS encoding alanine--tRNA ligase — protein MIVYSFSFLIFLYFCLYLNIKESIILGNCKIILSRPFKEEKKKKDIYFFFNSGKNLLKRKKSTFDLLPLHSNKRRRINLFINNDKKKKIKSNSNNNNSNNNSNNNNSNNNNSNNNNNNSSSIKRECGEPFFSFYSYENILTVHNNKILKDQNNNYVLLHLCKKIKKKYKKEKNKKREYCNHYKFMYLNSIKRKDIFIKLNKINNKSHFYKDIHKSNKCIKTFIYSSSHNFHNSNYSSLNAFSFKSLFTKNTYNRSFLNFLKYTTKNNLKEKKNIKDFFSFSIKLGKDKNINLDNLKKGYYKDINTNNRSNHNKHNNNKYNYNNNNCSSNHFCSNHFCSNHFCSNHFCINMDMNDKLNNRNNWSNTNNPKDDNIKNTNCSTNDEGQKKYMSAEEVRNNFINYFHKKNHTIIESSSVVPYNDNTLLFTNAGMNQFKKIFLGNADKNSDLGKLKRAVDTQKCIRAGGKHNDLDDVGKDVYHHTFFEMLGNWSFGDYFKEESISFAWDLLTNVYKINPDRLYVTYFGGDENLSTCPADHETKKIWMKYISEDRILPFGLKENFWEMAETGPCGPCSEIHYDRIGNRDASSLVNKDDPSVLEIWNIVFMQYNKDENKNMNKLPFPCIDTGMGLERITSILQNVDSNYDTDLFQPIFKQIKELFPYLPNYEGKINEQDVDKIDTAYRVISDHIRCVTVAISDGCLPSNEGRNYVIRRIIRRAIRFGKQVFNIKSNVLWFYKLVDSVCFILGNTFKDLQNPDKINFIKNTIKQEEMVFNKTLEKGVEQFHKIIKKNTKNNIFSGKDAFDLYTSFGFPIDLIQIMCEEKSFNLDLQEFNDLFKKHQLVSDTNNFKINKFFDIPVEKSHELKNVHNINPTVDHFKYEWNNNCANDGDNKDIKFETYVQVIYDGNNFLDNFTLPSNNDEQVLEKEKSIEENKKKYALILKETNFYYENGGQIYDTGIIQNDNMKFQVLNVQKINEYVLHIGVFLKGYVSKNDKVQTIVDFDRRKLVACNHTATHMLNFMLRKVLTEKYTNSGKSSKTHEGNNEKHEMSENDINSNNNYDNNKEEKGFSIFTCEQKGSLVDDEKLRFDFSFIENINIDAITKIENEINKLIKEELNVTVKTMDLDESKKIKGIRAIFEEDYADKVNVVFINKDVNNILNNMNIDYTYLHSIELCGGTHIGNTKLIRKFLVTSEESIGKGIYRITAVTNKKADEIEKTFNDLYDKYKHVLQEPNENKLADVQNYKRTLKENKFLPYIKKYHILQELEQIEKTIVEKTKNMQKELFNKATNIGKDYAVQDKNNILLDIKFFDEIKGNQKVLEKIVQSYSKNNKNLSYFFIICDENNTYCVLEVKEALKNKNVQADLFMKEIMKSVLGHSGGSKNKAFGSVEKDKGMVIKEHAEEMLKNINK, from the coding sequence atgattgtttattccttttcctttttgatattcctttatttttgtttatatttgaatattaAAGAAAGCATTATATTAGGTAATTGTAAGATTATATTAAGTAGGCCCTTTAAAGAagagaagaagaagaaagatatatattttttttttaattctggaaagaatttattaaaaagaaagaaaagtaCCTTTGATTTGTTGCCTCTGCATTCAAATAAAAGGAGaagaataaatttatttattaataatgataaaaaaaaaaaaataaaaagcaatagtaataataataatagtaataataatagtaataataacaatagtaataataacaatagtaataataacaataataatagtagtagtataAAAAGAGAATGTGGTGaaccatttttttctttttattcatatgaaaatatattaaccgtacataataataaaatattaaaagatcagaataataattatgtctTGTTACATTTAtgtaagaaaataaaaaagaagtataaaaaggaaaaaaataaaaaaagggaaTATTGTAATCATTATAAGTTTATGTATTTAAACagtataaaaagaaaagatatatttattaagttaaataaaattaataataagagccatttttataaagatataCACAAATCAAATAAATGCATTAagacatttatatattctagTTCACACAATTTTCATAATTCTAATTATTCTTCTTTGAATGCTTTTAGTTTCAAGTCactttttacaaaaaatacatacaataggtcttttttgaattttttgaAATACACCACAAAAAATAACttaaaagagaaaaagaacataaaagatttcttttcatttagTATCAAGTTAGGGaaggataaaaatattaacttGGATAATTTGAAGAAAGGTTACTATAAAGACATTAACACGAACAATAGGAGTAACCATAACAagcataataataacaaatataattataataataataattgtagtAGTAATCATTTTTGTAGTAATCATTTTTGTAGTAATCATTTTTGTAGTAATCatttttgtattaatatggatatgaatgataaactaaataatagaaataattGGAGTAACACAAATAACCCtaaagatgataatataaaaaatacaaactGTTCAACCAATGATGAaggacaaaaaaaatatatgagtGCAGAAGAAGTcagaaataattttattaattattttcataaaaaaaatcatactATTATTGAAAGTTCATCTGTTGTGccatataatgataatactttattatttactAATGCTGGGATGAATCAGTTTAAAAAGATTTTTTTAGGTAATGCTGACAAGAATAGTGATTTgggaaaattaaaaagagcCGTAGATACACAGAAATGTATAAGAGCAGGAGGTAAACATAACGATTTGGATGATGTCGGAAAAGATGTATATCATCATACATTTTTTGAGATGTTAGGAAATTGGAGTTTTGGTGATTATTTTAAAGAAGAAAGTATATCGTTTGCATGGGATTTATTAACGAATGTGTATAAAATAAACCCTGATAGATTATATGTTACATACTTTGGTGGAGATGAAAATTTATCTACTTGTCCAGCAGATCATGAAAccaaaaaaatatggatgaaatatattagtGAAGATCGTATATTACCATTTGGTTTAAAAGAGAATTTTTGGGAAATGGCAGAGACAGGTCCTTGTGGGCCATGTTCAGAAATACATTATGATCGTATAGGTAATAGAGATGCATCTAGTTTAGTTAATAAAGATGATCCCAGTGTTCTTGAAATATGGAATATTGTATTTATGCAGtataataaagatgaaaataaaaatatgaataagtTACCATTTCCATGTATCGATACAGGTATGGGTTTAGAACGTATTACATCtattttacaaaatgtaGATAGTAATTATGATACTGATCTTTTTCAACCTATATTTAAACAAATTAAAGAATTATTTCCATATTTACCTAATTATGAAGGGAAAATTAATGAGCAAGATGTTGATAAAATTGATACGGCTTATCGAGTTATTAGTGATCATATAAGATGTGTAACCGTTGCCATTAGTGATGGATGCTTACCAAGTAATGAAGGTAGAAATTATGTTATAAGACGAATAATTAGAAGAGCTATTAGATTTGGTAAACaagtttttaatattaaaagtaaTGTTTTATGGTTTTATAAACTAGTAGATTCtgtatgttttattttgggTAATACATTTAAAGATTTACAAAATCCTgacaaaattaattttattaaaaatacaattaAACAAGAAGAAATGgtatttaataaaacacTAGAAAAAGGGGTAGAACaatttcataaaattattaagaaaaatacgaaaaataatatatttagtgGAAAAGATGCTTTTGATTTATATACTTCTTTTGGATTCCCAATAGATTTAATACAAATCATGTGTGAAGAAAAATCTTTCAATTTGGATCTTCAAGAATTTaatgatttatttaaaaaacatCAACTTGTATCTGAtactaataattttaaaataaacaaattttttGATATCCCTGTCGAAAAATCACACGAATTAAAGaatgttcataatattaacCCAACAGTTGATCATTTCAAATATGAATGGAATAATAATTGTGCAAATGatggtgataataaagatataaaatttgAAACGTATGTTCAAGTTATTTATGAtggaaataattttttagatAACTTTACATTACCGTCTAATAATGACGAACAAGTTTTGGAAAAAGAGAAATCCATTGaagagaataaaaaaaaatatgcactcatattaaaagaaacaaatttttattaCGAAAATGGAGGGCAAATATACGATACGGGTATTATccaaaatgataatatgaaattTCAAGTTTTAAATGttcaaaaaattaatgaatatGTATTACATATAGGTGTATTTCTCAAAGGATATGTAAGCAAAAATGATAAGGTTCAAACCATTGTTGATTTTGATAGAAGAAAATTGGTTGCATGTAATCACACGGCCACACATATGCTTAATTTCATGTTGAGAAAAGTATTAACAGAAAAGTATACGAACAGTGGAAAATCATCTAAGACGCATGAAGGAAATAATGAGAAGCATGAAATGAGTGAAAATGACatcaatagtaataataattatgataataacaaGGAGGAAAAAggattttctatttttactTGTGAACAAAAAGGTTCCTTAGTAGATGATGAAAAATTACGTTTCGATTTTTCATTTATCGAAAATATTAACATTGATGCAATTACCAAAATTGAAAacgaaattaataaattgatTAAGGAAGAATTAAACGTTACTGTCAAAACGATGGATTTAGATGAAagcaaaaaaattaaaggaaTCAGAGCAATTTTTGAAGAAGATTATGCCGATAAAGTTAATGTCGtctttattaataaagatgtaaataatatattaaacaatatgaatatagACTATACATATCTACATTCAATTGAATTATGTGGTGGTACACATATTGGGAATACAAAATTAATAAGAAAATTCCTTGTTACATCAGAAGAAAGTATTGGAAAAGGAATCTATAGAATTACTGCTGTTACCAATAAAAAAGCTGATGAAATTGAAAAAACATTTAATGacttatatgataaatataaacatgttCTTCAAGAaccaaatgaaaataaattagCAGATGTTCAAAACTATAAGAGaacattaaaagaaaataaatttttaccatatattaaaaaatatcatattttacAAGAGTTAGAGCAAATTGAAAAAACTATTGTTGAAAAAACGAAAAATATGCAAAAGGAACTATTCAATAAAGCAACAAATATAGGAAAGGACTATGCAGtacaagataaaaataacattCTATTGGATATCAAATTCTTTGATGAAATAAAGGGGAATCAAAAGGTTTTGGAAAAGATTGTTCAAtcatattcaaaaaataacaaaaatttgagttatttctttattatttgtgatgaaaataataccTATTGTGTTTTGGAAGTCAAGGAGgctttgaaaaataaaaatgtgcaAGCCGATTTATTTATGAAGGAAATTATGAAATCGGTTCTTGGACATTCCGGAGGAAGTAAAAACAAGGCATTTGGTTCAGTGGAGAAGGATAAAGGAATGGTTATCAAGGAGCATGCCGAagaaatgttaaaaaatattaacaaataa
- a CDS encoding ribosome biogenesis protein MRT4, putative: protein MPKSKRNVKISLTKVKKKVNKKEMKDLKLLEIKKMIQIPNVYVYVLDIRTYSNNNLKVAIEHFKPNGKFFIGKNKLMKLALGINENNEVKPNMSKISELLIGNRILLITKDGPLSVLKFFNEFQPEEYIKHGNISPQDITLKCGEVLNVPVSMQKDLQKRKLNFDIVDQKIILKENKVLAEKDKLISLENSKILRMLNMKIAFFDITVLGYWYLDKFVSLMN, encoded by the exons ATGCCGAAATCAAAAAGAAATGTTAAGATATCCTTGACCAAAGTCAAGAAGAAAGTcaacaaaaaagaaatgaaagacctgaaattattagaaataaaaaaaatgattcaAATACCAaatgtttatgtttatgtatTAGATATTAGAACTTATTCAAACAATAATCTCAAAGTAGCCATAGAACATTTTAAACCAAACGGAAa ATTTTTTATTGGAAAGAATAAATTAATGAAATTAGCACTTGGTAtcaatgaaaataatgaagtcAAACCAAACATGAGCAAAATATCAGAG CTACTTATTGGGAACCGTATTCTTTTAATCACCAAGGATGGCCCATTAAGCGTTCtgaaattttttaatgaatttCAACcagaagaatatataaaacacgGAAATATTTCACCACAAGATATAACATTAAAATGTGGTGAAGTTTTAAATGTTCCAGTGTCTATGCAAAAGGATTtacaaaaaaggaaattaaaTTTTGATATTGTTGATcagaaaattattttaaaagaaaacaaagTTCTAGCTGAAAAGGATAAACTTATAAGCTTAGAGAATTCAAAAATCTTAAGAAtgttaaatatgaaaattgcATTTTTTGACATTACAGTTTTGGGTTATTGGTATCTCGATAAATTCGTTTCATTAAtgaattaa
- a CDS encoding suppressor of kinetochore protein 1, putative, with protein sequence MKNDKIKLVSFEGDEFIVDKNTASMSTVIMNILEVMTAEEDTIPLPNIKTPILKKIIEYMEYHINNPADEIPKPLITSNLQDVVSSWDFDFVNTDKETLYELIEASNYLDIKPLLDLTCGKIASMMKDKTTEEIRAEFDIVNDFTREEEKQIREENRWCGDI encoded by the exons atgaaaaatgataAGATAAAATTAGTAAGTTTTGAGGGTGATGAATTTATAGTTGATAAAAATACGGCATCTATGTCAACagtaataatgaatatattggAAG ttATGACAGCAGAAGAAGACACTATACCACTTCCAAATATTAAAACAccaattttaaaaaaaataattgaaTATATGGAATATCATATTAATAACCCAGCAGACGAAATTCCCAAGCCTTTGATTACATCGAACTTACAAGAC gTTGTATCTTCATGGGATTTTGATTTTGTAAATACTGATAAGGAGACCCTTTACGAACTAATCGaa gCGTCAAACTATCTTGATATTAAACCTCTTCTTGATTTGACTTGCGGAAAAATCGCTTCAATGATGAAAGATAAAACTACCGAAGAAATTCGAGCGGAGTTTGATATTGTTAACGATTTTACaagagaagaagaaaaacaa ATACGCGAAGAGAACAGGTGGTGTggagatatataa
- a CDS encoding U1 small nuclear ribonucleoprotein 70 kDa homolog, putative produces the protein MSAIGMPQHILILFQARPMLEFYKPIKKKKPKEYSGLSDFLNYFEEGEAPPKIKVESFKERKEKKKKEKMAYNELILKEKRKEYDPFKNEDLTSDPKKTLFIGRLSYEVSEQKLKKEFESYGKIKTVKIIYDKNLKPRGYAFIEFEHTKSMNDAYKLADGKKIENRRILVDIERGRTIKNWIPRRLGGGKGPARGSEEKKKIIHNINWTALINKDKYRNDKKRSDELYKNVPLYNERNNDDDEDDGISSTMRDYKHHRSDDHRRGSKRDRRHRSRRSESSDRHHHKHRRRDRSRDDRDRNYYDRHGRHDKHDRHDKYDRNDKYDRHDKYDRHDKYDKHDRYDRHDKYDRHNRHDKYDRHDRHDKYDRHDKHHNSDNPYDNSTKDDIRKENEINDIQHNDYENNREHNEGFVYESITSIEDCDD, from the coding sequence atgtcAGCTATTGGTATGCCTCAacacattttaattttatttcaaGCAAGGCCCATGCTTGAATTTTATAAacccataaaaaaaaagaaaccaAAGGAATATTCGGGTTTGTCCGATTTCCTAAATTATTTTGAAGAAGGAGAAGCTCCTCCTAAGATAAAAGTAGAGAGTTTTAAAGAAAGGaaagaaaagaagaagaaagaaaaaatggcttataatgaattaattttaaaagagaaaagaaaagaatacgatccttttaaaaatgaagatttAACAAGTGATCCGAAGAAAACTTTATTTATTGGAAGATTATCTTATGAAGTAAGtgaacaaaaattaaaaaaggaatTTGAAAGTTATGGTAAAATTAAAACagttaaaattatatatgataaaaatttaaaaccCAGAGGATATGCTTTTATTGAATTTGAGCATACGAAAAGTATGAACGATGCTTATAAGTTGGCTGATgggaaaaaaatagaaaatagaAGAATATTAGTTGATATTGAAAGAGGAAGAACTATTAAAAATTGGATTCCCAGAAGATTAGGTGGGGGGAAAGGACCTGCTAGAGGATcggaagagaaaaaaaagattatacataatattaattgGACGGCtcttataaataaagataaatatagaaATGATAAGAAAAGAAGTGATGaactttataaaaatgtacctttatataatgaaagaAATAACGATGATGATGAGGACGATGGTATTAGTAGTACCATGAGGGATTATAAGCATCATAGAAGTGATGACCACAGGAGGGGTTCCAAGAGGGATAGAAGGCATAGGAGCAGGCGATCGGAGTCAAGCGATAGGCATCATCATAAGCATAGAAGAAGAGATCGAAGTAGGGACGACCGAGATAGGAATTATTATGATAGGCATGGTAGGCACGATAAACATGATAGGCACGATAAATATGATAGGAACGATAAATATGATAGGCACGATAAATATGATAGGcatgataaatatgataagcATGATAGATACGATAGGCATGATAAATACGATCGACATAATAGGCATGATAAATACGATCGACATGATAGGCATGATAAATACGATCGACATGATAAACATCATAACAGTGATAACCCATATGATAATTCAACAAAAGATGACATAcgtaaagaaaatgaaataaatgatatacaaCATAATGATTATGAGAACAATAGAGAACATAACGAGGGGTTTGTTTATGAATCGATTACTTCCATAGAAGACTGTGATGATTAA